One genomic region from Pseudoduganella dura encodes:
- the pdxR gene encoding MocR-like pyridoxine biosynthesis transcription factor PdxR codes for MDYALLLSTFERDHGHHSWPRQRLLHECLRQAIRAGTLAAGTRLVATRALAAELGIARNSVLYAYEQLAGEGLVVPDRRGTVVARVGPELVPEPGPEGAPARRGRPPAALAGLSRRAVNLRPVSNGASDSRAFVPGVPDLDAFPLALWRRLLDRAWRGLDAAQLNYGDPAGEWTLRLAIADYLRASRGVVCEAEQVFVTDGSQSTLDLCARACADEGDTVWHENPGYGGALAAFRHAGLAVQGIPVDGEGMAPAAQDWQAHRPKLLYTTPSHQYPVGSVLSLARRLALIEGARRTGALIIEDDYDSEFRHDGPPLPAMQGLVTDAPVLYCGTFSKTMFPGLRIGYLVAPPDLAPQFALLRAQSAAAGRTAEQLALAAFVTDGHFLLHLRRMRRLYRQRRDALVAALERHLGRIATVHGASAGMHLSLRLPDWLPDDAIRARAREEGIIVNALSTHAVQPATPSGAYRNGTRNAPWNGLMLGYAQVPAEAMEGLVKRLAAVIHLAAYEAGQRGGERKKCAGKPALVG; via the coding sequence ATGGATTACGCGCTGCTGCTGTCGACGTTCGAACGCGACCACGGCCACCACAGCTGGCCGCGCCAGCGGCTGCTGCACGAATGCCTGCGCCAGGCGATCCGCGCGGGCACGCTGGCGGCCGGCACGCGGCTGGTGGCCACGCGCGCGCTTGCCGCCGAGCTGGGCATTGCCCGCAATTCGGTGCTGTACGCCTACGAGCAGCTGGCCGGCGAAGGCCTGGTGGTGCCGGACCGCCGCGGTACCGTGGTGGCCCGGGTTGGCCCTGAACTTGTGCCGGAACCCGGCCCCGAAGGTGCGCCGGCGCGCCGTGGCCGCCCGCCGGCGGCACTTGCCGGCCTGTCGCGCCGCGCCGTGAACCTGCGTCCGGTGTCGAACGGCGCCAGCGACAGCCGGGCTTTCGTGCCGGGCGTGCCGGACCTGGATGCGTTTCCGCTGGCGCTGTGGCGCCGCCTGCTGGACCGGGCCTGGCGCGGCCTCGACGCGGCGCAGCTCAATTACGGCGACCCGGCCGGCGAATGGACGCTGCGGCTGGCGATCGCCGACTACCTGCGCGCCTCGCGCGGCGTGGTATGCGAGGCGGAACAGGTGTTCGTCACGGACGGCAGCCAGAGCACGCTGGACCTGTGCGCCCGCGCCTGCGCGGACGAAGGCGACACCGTGTGGCATGAAAATCCCGGCTACGGCGGCGCGCTGGCGGCGTTCCGCCATGCCGGGCTGGCGGTGCAAGGCATCCCGGTGGACGGTGAAGGCATGGCGCCGGCGGCGCAGGACTGGCAGGCGCACCGGCCGAAGCTGCTCTACACCACGCCGTCGCACCAGTATCCGGTCGGCAGCGTGCTGTCGCTGGCGCGGCGGCTGGCGCTGATCGAAGGCGCCCGCCGCACCGGCGCGCTGATCATCGAGGACGATTACGACAGCGAGTTCCGCCACGATGGCCCGCCGCTGCCGGCGATGCAGGGCCTGGTGACGGATGCGCCGGTGCTGTACTGCGGCACGTTCAGCAAGACGATGTTCCCCGGCCTGCGCATCGGCTACCTGGTGGCGCCGCCCGACCTTGCGCCGCAGTTTGCACTGCTGCGTGCCCAGTCCGCGGCGGCCGGGCGCACGGCCGAGCAGCTGGCACTGGCGGCGTTCGTGACAGACGGGCATTTCCTGCTGCACCTGCGCCGCATGCGGCGGCTGTACCGCCAGCGGCGCGATGCGCTCGTGGCGGCGCTGGAACGGCACCTTGGCCGTATCGCCACCGTGCACGGCGCCTCGGCCGGCATGCACCTGTCGCTGCGGCTGCCGGACTGGCTGCCGGACGACGCGATCCGCGCCCGGGCGCGGGAAGAGGGCATCATCGTCAATGCGCTGTCGACCCACGCGGTGCAGCCGGCAACACCCTCCGGCGCATATCGGAATGGGACCCGGAATGCGCCTTGGAACGGCCTGATGCTGGGTTATGCGCAGGTGCCGGCCGAAGCGATGGAGGGCCTGGTGAAGCGGCTGGCGGCCGTGATCCACCTGGCCGCGTACGAGGCCGGGCAACGCGGCGGCGAACGAAAAAAATGCGCCGGCAAGCCGGCGCTGGTGGGGTAG
- a CDS encoding TonB-dependent receptor plug domain-containing protein has product MKQNTFRRTVLASAALLLAAHAAAQTTAAAGQQAEAQTEQTVVVLGSRSAARTALDTAAPVGLINVKDMQTAGPLELGKLLQTLDPSFNFSSTFISDGTDIIRPATLRSLGPDQLLVLVNGKRRHQQALVNVQQTVGRGSAGTDINAIPLSAIHHIEVLRDGAAAQYGSDAIAGVINIVLKSNVNETQVSGQFGTTSEGDGDMVSGSVNRGWALGADGGFINLSVEARRRNSTNRAGLNTTLEGEAPRVTLRVGDSDAKDAYLWANAALPAGRGGEFYAFGGASKRKGDSAGFFRTKGDDRTVTAVYPEGYLPNIRTTVKDASLAVGYRLDLPNEWKADVSVNHGRSELAFNEKNTINVSYWYEPRPAGSGIYAESPLEADTGKLKFNQTTFNADLKGPLKLGDTSVFFATGFEWRRDAYQIVAGDPVSYQYGRTNNPAIQIFTPSGSIAASGTQGFPGYTPSTEVNEGRHNIALYGDVEYRPVDTLLLTGAVRYEKYSDFGNTTTGKVTARWDPSKQVGVRGSYSSGFRAPGVQQAFYSSVSTNLNADGVLTETLTARQGSAVTRALGIAPLKEETSRNASMGLVLRPLPNFSLTADVYQIKIKDRIVFSSTIAPEAGGGPIASVLTPLKVGQAQFFTNAVDTKTKGIDIVAEHTSRWPGSTLVLSGQLGFNKTEVTGRHSTSSILTGEQLFDESQVTLIEHGQPRKHHVVSVDYTTGQWNGNVRANYYGEVKGQGFTPGFIQTWEGKWLADMTLRYSFTKKLSLQLGVNNVFDSYPTEWDKTRAAPFPQLGFTHCWEACPFGINGRSMYVRGDYAF; this is encoded by the coding sequence ATGAAGCAGAACACTTTCCGCCGTACCGTTCTTGCCAGCGCGGCGCTGCTGCTGGCCGCACACGCCGCCGCCCAGACCACCGCCGCCGCCGGCCAGCAGGCCGAGGCGCAAACCGAACAGACCGTGGTGGTGCTGGGCTCGCGCTCCGCGGCCCGTACCGCCCTCGATACGGCCGCGCCGGTCGGCCTGATCAACGTGAAGGACATGCAGACGGCCGGCCCGCTCGAACTGGGCAAGCTGCTGCAAACGCTCGACCCGTCGTTCAATTTTTCCTCCACCTTCATCAGCGACGGTACCGACATCATCCGCCCGGCCACGCTGCGCTCGCTGGGCCCGGACCAGCTGCTGGTGCTGGTCAACGGCAAGCGCCGCCACCAGCAGGCGCTCGTCAACGTGCAGCAGACGGTGGGCCGCGGCTCGGCCGGCACGGACATCAACGCCATTCCGCTGTCGGCGATCCATCACATCGAAGTGCTGCGCGACGGTGCCGCCGCGCAGTACGGCTCGGACGCGATCGCCGGCGTGATCAACATCGTGCTGAAGTCGAACGTGAACGAGACGCAGGTCTCCGGCCAGTTCGGCACCACGTCGGAAGGCGATGGCGACATGGTCTCCGGCAGCGTGAACCGCGGCTGGGCACTGGGCGCCGATGGCGGCTTCATCAACCTTTCCGTCGAAGCCCGCCGCCGCAACTCGACCAACCGTGCCGGCCTGAACACCACGCTGGAAGGCGAGGCGCCGCGCGTTACGCTGCGCGTGGGCGACAGCGACGCGAAGGATGCCTACCTGTGGGCCAATGCCGCACTGCCGGCGGGCCGCGGCGGCGAGTTCTACGCCTTCGGCGGCGCGTCGAAACGCAAGGGCGATTCGGCCGGCTTCTTCCGCACCAAGGGCGACGACCGCACCGTGACGGCGGTATACCCGGAAGGCTACCTGCCGAACATCCGCACCACCGTCAAGGATGCCTCGCTGGCGGTCGGCTACCGGCTCGACCTGCCGAACGAGTGGAAGGCCGATGTGTCCGTCAACCACGGCCGCAGCGAACTGGCGTTCAACGAAAAGAACACCATCAACGTCAGCTACTGGTATGAGCCGCGCCCTGCCGGCAGCGGCATCTATGCCGAGTCGCCGCTGGAAGCCGATACCGGCAAGCTCAAATTCAACCAGACCACCTTCAATGCCGACCTGAAGGGGCCGCTCAAGCTGGGCGACACCAGCGTGTTCTTCGCCACCGGCTTCGAATGGCGCCGCGATGCCTACCAGATCGTTGCCGGCGACCCGGTGTCGTACCAGTACGGCCGCACCAATAACCCGGCGATCCAGATCTTCACGCCGTCCGGCAGCATCGCCGCTTCCGGCACGCAGGGCTTCCCCGGCTACACGCCGTCGACCGAAGTGAACGAGGGCCGTCACAATATCGCGCTGTATGGCGACGTGGAATACCGGCCGGTCGACACGCTGCTGCTGACGGGCGCGGTGCGCTACGAGAAATATTCGGACTTCGGCAATACCACCACCGGCAAGGTCACCGCGCGCTGGGATCCGTCGAAACAGGTGGGCGTGCGCGGCAGCTATTCGTCCGGCTTCCGCGCGCCCGGCGTGCAGCAGGCGTTCTACAGTTCCGTGTCGACCAACCTGAACGCCGATGGCGTGCTGACCGAAACGCTGACCGCGCGCCAGGGCAGCGCCGTCACCCGCGCGCTGGGTATCGCGCCGCTGAAGGAAGAAACGTCGCGCAACGCCAGCATGGGCCTGGTGCTGCGCCCGCTGCCGAACTTCTCGCTCACGGCCGACGTGTACCAGATCAAGATCAAGGACCGCATCGTGTTCTCCAGCACGATCGCGCCGGAAGCGGGCGGGGGCCCGATCGCCAGCGTGCTCACGCCGCTGAAAGTGGGCCAGGCGCAGTTCTTCACCAACGCGGTCGATACCAAGACCAAGGGTATCGACATCGTCGCCGAGCACACCTCGCGCTGGCCTGGCTCCACGCTGGTGCTGTCCGGCCAGCTGGGCTTCAACAAGACCGAGGTCACCGGGCGCCACTCCACCTCGTCGATCCTGACCGGCGAGCAGCTGTTCGACGAATCGCAGGTCACCCTGATCGAGCACGGCCAGCCGCGCAAGCACCACGTGGTGTCGGTGGACTACACGACCGGCCAGTGGAACGGCAACGTGCGCGCCAATTACTACGGCGAAGTGAAGGGCCAGGGCTTTACTCCCGGCTTCATCCAGACGTGGGAAGGCAAGTGGCTGGCGGACATGACGCTGCGCTACAGCTTCACGAAGAAGCTCAGCCTGCAGCTGGGCGTCAACAACGTGTTCGACAGCTACCCGACGGAATGGGACAAGACGCGCGCCGCGCCGTTCCCGCAACTGGGCTTCACGCATTGCTGGGAAGCCTGCCCGTTCGGCATCAACGGCCGCAGCATGTACGTACGGGGCGACTACGCGTTCTGA